One Leopardus geoffroyi isolate Oge1 chromosome B1, O.geoffroyi_Oge1_pat1.0, whole genome shotgun sequence DNA window includes the following coding sequences:
- the LRIT3 gene encoding leucine-rich repeat, immunoglobulin-like domain and transmembrane domain-containing protein 3, whose product MRLSACLCIVLISFLEGVSCSCPSQCTCDYHGRNDGTGSRSVLCNDLDMNEVPMNFPVETVKLRIEKTVIRRIPAEAFYYLVELQYLWVTYNSVASLDASSFYNLKQLHELRLDGNSLAAFPWASLLDMPQLRTLDLHNNRITSVPNEVVRYLKNLVYLDLSSNRLTTLPPDFLESWSHLLTTSSRSLDLSPQRIILGLQDNPWFCDCHISKMIELSKVADPAVVLLDPLMICSEPERLTGILFQRAELEQCLKPSVMTSATQITSALGSNVLLRCDATGQPTPQLTWTRSDSSPVNYTVIQESPGEGVRWSIISLTGISYKDAGDYKCKAKNLAGMSEAVVTVTVVGVVTTTVLSDTSERTGDHLEQRAQPGSRSTSVPGSLSSPWSSNSSSSPASSIFLSTSTSSPPSTAFFSLSPFLSSIASSITTLSTRISTKPTMASQQSFQLRPDGKRNVKAEIGGSKLPSASASKNEELASLDQAMPMETNTTIENLRVVSETEESVTLMWNTVNTTRKSEVTVLYSKYGEKDLLLLNADSSKDQVTIDGLEPGRQYIACVCPKGVPPQKDQCITFSVDRVEEEGDSQVSFLIVVSGTACVVVLPLIFFLLYKVCKLQCGSESFWEDDLAKETYIQFETLSPRSQSIGELWTRRHRDDSEKLLLCSRSSVESQVTFKSEGLRPEYYC is encoded by the exons ATGCGTCTTTCAGCATGCCTGTGCATTGTGCTCATTAGCTTTTTGGAGGGAGTGAGCTGTTCATGTCCTTCACAGTGCACCTGCGATTATCATGGCAGAAATGACGGCACAGGATCAAG GTCGGTGCTATGTAATGACCTGGATATGAACGAGGTCCCTATGAACTTCCCTGTGGAAACTGTGAAGCTACGTATAGAGAAGACTGTCATCCGCAGAATCCCCGCAGAGGCCTTCTACTACCTGGTGGAGCTCCAGTACCTCTGGGTGACTTACAATTCCGTGGCCAGCCTTGATGCCAGCAGCTTTTACAACCTAAAGCAGCTGCATGAGTTGCGCTTGGATGGAAATTCTCTGGCCGCTTTCCCTTGGGCATCTCTGCTGGACATGCCCCAGCTGAGGACCCTGGATTTGCACAACAACAGAATAACCAGTGTGCCTAACGAGGTGGTCAGGTACCTGAAGAACCTTGTCTACTTGGATTTATCAAGCAACAGGCTAACCACACTACCACCAGATTTCCTGGAGAGCTGGTCCCACTTACTTACAACATCGTCAAGAAGCCTGGACCTTTCACCACAAAGAATTATTCTTG GTCTGCAGGACAACCCTTGGTTCTGTGACTGTCACATTTCTAAAATGATCGAGTTGTCAAAAGTTGCTGACCCTGCTGTAGTGCTTCTTGATCCACTGATGATATGTAGTGAACCTGAGCGCCTGACAGGGATTTTATTTCAGCGGGCTGAGTTGGAACAGTGTTTGAAGCCATCAGTGATGACGTCGGCCACCCAGATCACATCTGCTCTGGGCAGTAATGTTCTGCTGCGGTGTGATGCTACTGGCCAGCCTACTCCACAGCTCACATGGACCAGATCTGACAGCTCACCAGTTAATTATAcag tAATTCAGGAATCTCCAGGAGAAGGAGTCAGATGGTCCATAATAAGTTTGACAGGCATTTCTTACAAGGATGCTGGGGATTACAAATGTAAGGCCAAAAATTTGGCTGGGATGTCAGAAGCTGTGGTTACTGTGACAGTGGTTGGTGTTGTCACAACCACGGTATTATCAGACACCTCTGAAAGAACTGGAGATCACCTTGAGCAAAGAGCCCAGCCAGGATCTAGATCTACATCCGTACCTGGTTCACTGTCATCTCCTTGGTCCTCTAACTCATCTTCTTCCCctgcttcttccatttttctttctacttctacttcctctcctccctccactgctttcttctccttatctcctttcctctcctccattGCATCTTCAATCACAACTCTAAGCACCAGAATTTCAACAAAGCCCACCATGGCCAGCCAGCAGTCATTCCAGCTCCGCCCAGAtgggaaaagaaatgtaaaggcgGAGATAGGTGGAAGTAAGCTTCCTTCAGCTAGTGCAAGTAAAAATGAAGAGTTGGCGTCATTGGATCAAGCAATGCCAATGGAGACAAATACCACAATAGAAAATCTCAGAGTAGTCAGTGAGACTGAAGAGAGTGTGACATTGATGTGGAACACTGTCAACACTACACGTAAGTCCGAGGTGACTGTGTTGTATTCCAAGTATGGCGAGAAGGACCTGCTGCTGCTGAATGCAGACTCCAGCAAGGACCAAGTAACCAtagatggcttggagcctggcaGGCAGTACATAGCATGCGTCTGTCCAAAGGGAGTGCCTCCCCAGAAGGACCAATGTATCACTTTTTCTGTTGACAGAGTCGAAGAAGAAGGTGATTCTCAAGTGTCTTTCCTTATCGTGGTGAGCGGTACTGCCTGTGTTGTTGTCTTGCCATTGATATTTTTCCTGTTGTACAAAGTTTGTAAACTGCAATGTGGGTCAGAATCCTTCTGGGAAGATGATTTGGCAAAAGAGACTTATATTCAATTTGAGACCCTGTCCCCCAGGTCTCAAAGTATAGGGGAACTTTGGACGCGAAGGCACAGAGATGATTCTGAAAAATTGCTGCTTTGTTCTAGGTCAAGTGTAGAATCTCAGGTGACCTTTAAAAGTGAAGGTTTGAGACCAGAGTATTATTGCTAA